Genomic DNA from Stigmatopora nigra isolate UIUO_SnigA chromosome 17, RoL_Snig_1.1, whole genome shotgun sequence:
tatatatgtgtgtgtatatatatatatgtgcatatgtatatgtatatatatatatatatatatatatatatatatgtatgtatgtatatatatatgtatgtatatatatatgtatgtatatatatatatatgtatgtatatatatatatgtatgtatatatatatatgtatgtatatatatgtatatatatgtatatatatgtatatatatgtgtatatatgtgtatatatgtatatatgtgtatatatgtatatatatatatatatatgtatatatatgtatatatatatgtatatgtgtatatatatacgtatatatgtatatttatatatatatatatgtatatatatatatgtgtgtgtatatatatgtgtatatgtatatatatatttatcaacttactattaactacctatttgtgtaaaatgcctttcctatttctgcatcctccccctcttgctactgcaacaaagaaatttcctgaatacgggatgaataaagttatccaagtatagtaaggcctttttcttaAGAGGAAATagtattatagtaaggcttatttcaaaaacaaacaaatgaccaTGTtttgtaaggcttttatttatacaaaaaaatgaccatgtattatATTGCGCTTTCATCCAGGATTCCCCGGCACCCCCGTGAGCAGAGGCTGACACCATCATGCTTTTGGAGCCGCAGATGCAAGCGACCGACGACTTTTGCCAGTCGGCAAATCCTCACTGATCTCTGTAAGTATGATTGTCGTCGACGTCATCGCTTTTGGTCACGTGACCTTTTTGTCATTCACAGCGTCCGGTCGAGAAGAGCACGCCGACCGGCCGCAGGAGCGGTCGGGACAGACGCACGTCGCCACCGTCATGCCAGGTAAAAGACCGTGTCgccactgtaaaacaaaaaaaaaatgtcttcaataaGTGTGTATACTagcaaataataatattttgtagGCCAAGTTTTTTGGTGTAAGATGgttctaaatgtaaaaaaaatgttaacagtttttttttcttatgttgcAGAATTCATCTGAAGTGCCTCCTGTGGGAAGCGAACCAGTGTCTACTCGGGCGGTAGGCGCAGACTCAACCTTTGCGCTAGAGGGCACTCCAATCGTCCCACTAAACTTGAAGCCAGCACCTCTTTTCCTTCAGAGGGCGCTCTTGAaatttgactaagtgtttaagccACCTAAATAAAGACTATGGTCATGTTCAATCAAACTTTTGTgtatgtctttatttttttaaattttgattttttagagtatttttcagcaaaaggtaaAGGATCTGACGTCGCAGGTGGCTCtccccgccgaaggcggggagAGTCACCAAGAATTCATTTCTGAGTGCCTGCTCCGGGAAGCGAACCAGCGTCCATCTGGGCGGTAGGCGCATACTCAACCTTTGCACTATGTGAACCATCCCACCCTCCCACTAACTTCGCGCGCccaagtattttcttttagagACCGATCAAAAATTTTGACTAAGTGTTTTAgccacacccacaaaaaaaaaaaaaaaagtattaagtgtGAGTGCCCAAGTATTTTGTTTTAGAGGGCGCTGGAGAaatttgactaagtgtttaaggCACCTCCTCCCAAAAAGAGTATGGTCCAGCCCACTCGGGTTTTAGTTGACCTAAAAATGGACAAGTTGTAATCCCACCAGTGTCCATTTGGATGGTAGTCATCCACCTGGTGAAATGGACATCAGCGCCATCCGCAGACGAGTCTAagtaaaacaagaaaagaaaaaatatattatctgCACAGAAACATGTATATGTCTACTGATGTCAACTTACTTCTTTGTCTTCAGGTGCCCTCGCTCCACAGTTTGGGAAACCTTTTGGTTGGCAGAGTGtccatcccacaagtcatcCATTTTCGCCTATGTCattcatctgaaaaaaaaaaaaataaataaaggtttTCAGCAAAGTATTTCTTGTTCTATTGTGTGACCTTGACTTTGATTtagaagaatattttttttcattctataaACTTTTTTTATAAGGGGATGTGGCTATCTATGCACacgcattactatactatgttgtttttttgaaagaaaaatgactatactaagtcatttttttataaataaagacTTCTTATACATTGTGtcatttttcttataaaatgtCAATGTCGTTttctaggggggggggggggctttactatactatgtcatttttagggGAAACAAGCCTTATTATACGATGttgtttttaagtaaaaagtcttactatactatgtcatttttaggggaaacaagccttactatactatgtcgtgtttttaagtaaaaagtcttactatatatactatgtgttttttcaaaaagccttactatactatgttgtttttaagtaaaaagtcttactatactatgtcatttttaggggaaacaagccttactatactatgttgtttttcagtaaaaagtcttactatactatgtcgttttctaggAGGGGACAAGctttagtatactatgtcgtttttttaagaataaaagccttactatatatactatgtgttttttcaaaaagccttactatacaatgttgtttttaagtaaaaagtcttactatactatgtcgttttctaggAGGGGacaagccttagtatactatgtcgttttttttaaagaataaaagccttactatatatactgtgttttttttttcaaaaagccttactataccatgttgttttttagggggAAGCATTACTATATTATGTAGTACTATAAAGGGtttctcaaaaaatgtactcacttttagaatgaaaggtccttctaaaagtgagtacattttttgagacatCCTGTATATactgtgtggtttttttttaaagtcttactatactatgttgttttttagggggggaagccttactatactatgtcgtttttaaagaaaaaaaggcttactatacatggtcattaccaaaaataaatacataaatcaagTGGTCAGACATCACCAATATTACTGGAGTGTCTTTCCACAATTGGGATTTTCGTTTTACGACAAATGGTCTATAAATGAATTTCGAATTGGAAAAGTCAACATTGAGCCGTCTTCCTTTGTGTCCTTCTTAGAAACCATTCAAAAACACTAAACGCAATTGGATTTGGAGATATATTATGACTGCAAGTGGAACTTTAGAGAAGCTTGTAATGTAGAAGACGGGAgggagcatttcttaccttttcggCCGCGTGCgtcgagtacacaaaaatcagccaaaGTCAAAAACAACGACTTCTTGGTGAACTTGCGTTCATGTCctttaacaaaaatgttttggttgaaGATTATCCAAATGAGGGCGTTTAGATCGtgcgattaaaaacattaaaagacgcttacaaacaaaacaaagcatagaATTCGacgaaaaatgtttttcccccaaCGACTCTTCCGGTCCGTTTCACTTCCGGCTCACAAAAGTGACGTCAATTCCGGGGTCGCcctcgactttttttttttaatataatactttgaaatgaaaacctagTCTTAGGAGATGCTAcgtctttattgtcatcatacaaagATGTGTATAATGAACTAAGtctttatttgaatgaaaaaaatactgaactACATAATGTAGCGATCAGTCAAACAACACTGAGATTTGAACCCCTGGCTGCTTGCACGGAAGTCATGAGAGGGAACCTCTATGCCATGAAGTCACATCACTTTTCTTTGTCATTGttagaaagtcttgactacacacagttgtttctatttaagggaaaaaggtTTCTCGACTGGGACTTGAACCCCCAGCAGCCCATATgacagtcaggtgaacaaacctcaaTGCCTTCAAGTAGACATACTTAACTCtgacattattggaaagtcttgactacatatataaaaacaactaagggaaaaagtTTGCCAGCCAAGATTCGAACCCTGTCTTCTCGAACTGAAGTCCGGAGAGGGAACCACTGTGCCATGAAGTCACCACACTTCtttctttgtcattattggaaagtcttgacgacacatggttgtttctatttaagggaaaaaggtTTCTCAACTGGGACTTGAACCCCAGCTGCCCATACAGAAGGCGGGTGAACAAACCTCAACGCCATCAAGTAGACATGCTtaactttgtcattattggaatgtcttgactacaaatatatagaaacaactaagggaaaaagtTTGCCAGCCGGGATTCGAATCCTGCCTTCTCGAACGGAAGTCAGGAGAGGGAACCTCTGTGCTATGAAGTCACCACacgttttgttgtcattattggaaagtcttgactacacatggttgtttctatttgaaggaaaatgaaaaTTGTTAGCAGACCAACATACCACGGACATGAAGTCAAcactctaaccactcagccaccaGGTCTTCCCAGCTCACCCAGGTATGCTCAAATTGAATAATCCTCAAATGGGCGGGGTcaaagaaggcaaaaaaaaatgcaatactcACACAGGTGGGCccgctgggatttgaacccaggatctcagCATGGAGAGGCTGTCACCTTAACCTCTGAGCCAGCAGGGCCTTCTAGCACATCCAGGTATGCTCCCATGGAATGATTCTAAAGGGGCGGAGCCAAAGAAGGCAAAGAAGATGCAAGTAAAGTCTTTTGAAAAGATCCGACTTTATTGGGCCAAAACGCCGCAACAACGGCGCGCGATGGGGACCAGCGAGGCTCCCGCGGCTTCATCCGACAGGCCGCGTCCGTGTCATCAAGCGAAGGCGGGGAGGCTAGGCTAAGAGCTAACGTCAAAGCGGAGGAAAATCCGCCGGGGGCGGGCTTAGCGCCGGTGAAATGTGGCGACGGAACACTGACGACGAGACGGGACTTTTTTTCTTCGTCACGCTCGTAacactgggggggggggggcttcttTGGCCCACGTCTGCACCAAAATGAAGATAAATAGTGGcaaaattaaaatcataaaagaaacaaaaaaaaaacagcatcagtCTAAACGTCGAGGATCTCCTCGGCGGTGCCGCCGCAGCGCAGGCGGTAGCGGCCGGTCCGCCAGCTGATGGTGGGGTCCCACAGCGCCGACAGGAAGATCTGCACCGCCATGGACTCGCGGATGAACCAGGCCACGGCAAAGTCCAACTTGGAGAAGCTCGGGGGGCCGCCCTGCTGACGGGAGAGCCCCGTCTTGTTAAACGGCGGGCGCCGGAGGGGGCGGGTCCACGCGCTCACCTGAACGCCGGTCAGCTGCACGTAGTCGGCGATGAACCACGCCAAACAGTGACACATGAAGAACACCATCATGTCCCACCTGCGCACACCAAGAAAGAGCGCCGAGGAAAATGCTATGATTGGCCGACTAAGGCGTGGATCGACGTGGTTGTGGTTGAAAGGCTCCGCCCCCATTTTCCTACCTGAAGACGTAATGCGCGGCCCACCCGATGATGAGGCTGGCCAGGAAGCACTCGGACACCGGCTCCAGCACCGTGCCCGGAAGCATGTTGATGCGCAGCTTGGTCCACCTGAACACACCACGGTCACCATGGCGATGTCGGGAGGACGTCGCCGGGCCGACCGACGCTCACCTGATCAAGCGCGACTGGAACTGCCCGATGGAGTAAGAGCCGGAATTTTGCAAGGCCACCTGCGTCGCCATGGAGAACTTCCAGCCTCTAAAAACATAAGCGGCAGAACAAGTTCACTTTTTTTGCCGGAAGGATCATCAGAAGAACTTTGAAAAAAGTACCTCTGTGATAAGTTTTAGAGCACAAGTGTCAagtgacatgacgtcacgattgTTTAAATGAAAATGGTGTAATGGATCGTCCAACAGTTGACAAAAACACTCCGTTTTTTTCAATGGAATGTGGCGGATTTTGTATTCGAAAGGCGTGGCCTACCTGTCGGCGATGGCTTTGGCCATGAAGTAATCCTCGGCGATGTACTGCGCAAAGGCCACCAGGCCGCCCGCCTGGTCCAGGACGTCCTTTCGCATCAGGCACGACATGCCCGTCACGCACTTGATGCCCATCACGTTGGCCGAGATGTACGAGCGCGGGTGCGACGTCCCAAAGTAGACCTGAGCGCGACCTCCGTTTAATCGTCTGCGCTCCGTCCATTCCGCAGGCGGTCCCTCACCTGCTCCAGAGTGGCGGCGAAGCCCTGCCTGTCGGCCACGTACGGCAGGCCGTGCACCAGGCCCACCTTCTCCGTCATCTGATTGGTCATGTCCGTCAGCGTGTCCGCCGTCACTGTGGGCGGGCGAGCGTGCCGGGAGCGTGCCGGGTCAGccaacggaaaaaaaacaaggcgaaAAAGGGACGGACGGCGAGGGCGGGCTTCCACCTCGGATGCCGCTGTCGCAGATCCACACCAGGCCGTACTTGGCGCCCTCGTAACCCGGCATCAGGTTGTTGATCTTGGGGTTGATGCCCACCTTCTTGCCACCTGCCGGAGACCACGCCCGTCAGCGCGCCCGACGGCGAGGCGCAAAGCGGGGCGGGGACGCGTGCGCCCAAGTTTACCGACAAAGAGGCGAGCGTCCACGTTGGGATATTTAGCCAGGAGTTTCTTGCAGACGTCCACGGCGGGGTCGTCGGCGTCCTGAACGCACATCAGCACCTCGTACTGCGCGGGGTCAAAGGTTAGCGTGGTGCGCCGGCCCGAGACGCCGCCGGCTGGCTCACCTTGGGGTAGTCCAGGGTGAAGAAGGTCTCCAGGTTGGAGATGAGGTTGGGGTCCACGCCCTTCAAGGGCTTCAGCAGAGACACGCCCGCCGGCTGCTTGACCTCCGACCTCTTTTTGTGCAAATGGAGGCGGCTGAGAAGAGAGAGGTGTGTCAGAAGGTCAGAGGTGGCGTGAGCAGGAAAACACCGACTTGTTCCAGAATGGAATCCGTCCGTCACCTTGAGAGAATTTCCCTGTTGCGCCATCGCGTGACGTCCAATCAAATGTTTCCGATTGGGAAATGCTTTAATGCAGATTCCAGCTAGCCCAAATTCTTtgacaatattattattattattattattattatttgaaaccTGTCGCGTCACCGTCTTTCCGTCACAATGAAAATAGTCGGCGAGAGCCTGACTCACGTTACAACAATTAGGAGCATTTTCCTGTTCACATTTGAGGAACGAGCTAAGCCACCGGCAGCTAGCCAAGACGAGCGAACCAAATAAACCAAGGGAACCGAAGCACCCTTCTCGTCTTTTCTTTTCGTCGTCCGTTTCTGTAATAAGTCCGTTATCTAGTCGAGCTCGGTCAGGCGAACCAGCGTCAGGTTTGAATCCCGACTGCGGTAGTAGGACGCTGGCTCGCCCGTTAGCTGTTCCGCTAGCCTTAGCCTAGCCTTGACCCTCGGCCATTTACTTACACGTAAATGATGGACATGAAGTGCATGAGCCACAGCACGGCGAAGAGCAGCAAGCCGAACACGGCCAGGCCCTGCATGGCCACCTCCGCTAGGGCCATGGTGGGGGGCGAGCGACGCCTGCCAGGCGGCTCGCCGGCCCCCGCCGGCCGGGGGTCCCGGGCGAGGTGGAGGCCGAAGTCGAGAGATCCGCTCGACACCACTCCGAGCGATTCGGCCGCTCCTGGACAAGTGGCCGGGGTGGGACCGAGACGACGAAAAAGGGCAGCGAAAAAGCCTGGCGGGCCACCCGCAGTCCCACCGCCGCGGCCTCCACGGGAAAGAAAAAGAGCCGAGCCAGCCGCTTGACAGTCAGCAGACCGGCCGACGGTCAGCTGACCGGGGGGAGGGGGGACGGGGACCGGGGCCGAGGTTCCGCTTCGGGGGCTTCTTCGCTTGACGCGAGCCGATGGAAGTGAAGGGAAGGGATGGGGAAAGCAGGGGGAAAGTCGGCAGTTGCCGATTCCAGTCAGCTGTAGTCATAAGGAAGCATCCCGCTTGTTCGCCGCTCGCTCGCTAAGCTATGACGGCAACGGCGAAAACGCCCCCGAAACCACCACTCGTGTTTCCGATCCGGAGATAGCCGAGTGTACACGAACAAAGCCGAGTccgatgagaaaaaaaagccccgATACTACCGCTTGTTTTCGGAGTCCGAAAGTAGCCGGGGACAATAACTAGTATTGTAttcaaataaaattgtaaaaaatattctAGTATTCAATAGAAGCAATTGGATCGACACATTCGAGCACATTGCAGTTTGGCACCGTTTATTGGAGCGACAAATTATTTGGCACGCCGTCGTTTCCACGGGAACGGGCCCAGGCGCACTCTGCGTTCTCCTTCCAGGCGGCCTCGCGCCCGTCGTACACTTCCTGGTGCCGACAAAATGGCGCCGTGAGCGCCGGAGGATGGGACTCTCGGCGGGCCGGCTTCCTCACCTTCTTCCACACGGGAAGCTTGGCCTTCAAGCCGTCCACCAGGTGACCCAGGGCCCGCTGACTGTCATGGCGGTGCGGCGACGACACGGCCGCCACCAAGCTGGCCTCGCCTACTTTCACCCACCTGAGGGAGGGGGCGCCCGTTAGCGCCGTGCTCCGTCAGGCCGGTTAGCGACAAGTGCGTACCCGAGTCGGTGGTGCACGTAGATGCGCGCCACGTCGGGCCAGCGCGATCTGACGTCCCGGCACAGCCTGGCGAGCTCCGACTCGACCATGGCCTCGTACGCCTCGTACTCCAGACCGACCACCTTCCCGCCCTCGCAATGGTCCTCGCGCGTGGTCCCTGTGATCGGCAGCGAAGGTCACGGGCATCCGTCGACGGACGCTAGAGTGGGCGCGATATGGCTATTACCTACGAAGAGGGAAATGGCCCCGCAGGTGGCGCTgcccaccgccgccaccgcctcctCCGTGGACGGCCGATCGCGGTTCAGCTTGAAGACGTCCCGCCCCACCTGCGACGCCACCTAGAAAAATACGGCGAAGACGTCGTCGGACGCTTCGGGTTTTGGGCATGGTGGCGGGAAAGGCGCGAGGCGGAAGCTCAGCTGACGGGCGGCGAGTGCGGGTTCATCCTCCGCTGAGCGGCGGCACCACGGCCACCTCGTCTCCGTCCCGCAACGTCAGCGGCCGGTGGTCGTCGAGGGCGACGTACTGCTGGCGCACCGCCAACACCACGTGACCCTGCAGCACCTGCAGCctacacgcacgcacgcaaagCAAGCAAATTCAGCTCCGCCTTTCCACGGCACCCATTGGGGTTCCTACTGGCCTTGCCTCGAAATGGCCATCGAAATGATGGCCATTGATTAGCAGatgcttgaaaatatttttaatattagatTGAGTGTCCTTACGACTTACTTAAAAGGTTGGGAGTGGTGCATGAACTATTAA
This window encodes:
- the ugcg gene encoding ceramide glucosyltransferase, translating into MALAEVAMQGLAVFGLLLFAVLWLMHFMSIIYVRLHLHKKRSEVKQPAGVSLLKPLKGVDPNLISNLETFFTLDYPKYEVLMCVQDADDPAVDVCKKLLAKYPNVDARLFVGGKKVGINPKINNLMPGYEGAKYGLVWICDSGIRVTADTLTDMTNQMTEKVGLVHGLPYVADRQGFAATLEQVYFGTSHPRSYISANVMGIKCVTGMSCLMRKDVLDQAGGLVAFAQYIAEDYFMAKAIADRGWKFSMATQVALQNSGSYSIGQFQSRLIRWTKLRINMLPGTVLEPVSECFLASLIIGWAAHYVFRWDMMVFFMCHCLAWFIADYVQLTGVQGGPPSFSKLDFAVAWFIRESMAVQIFLSALWDPTISWRTGRYRLRCGGTAEEILDV